A window of Amphiprion ocellaris isolate individual 3 ecotype Okinawa chromosome 12, ASM2253959v1, whole genome shotgun sequence contains these coding sequences:
- the LOC111576871 gene encoding probable G-protein coupled receptor 132, whose protein sequence is MLPQAEIGSPRNNLSFNVCEPRYNDGRLPLTLLYSTVFVVGLPTNLLTVFLTWLQVRRKNVLGVYLFALSLCDVTYLGTLPVWADYVSRGHRWQWTSAACKLTGYIFFNNMYISIFLLCCISIDRYVAVVYSVESRGLRRGRHAVLITLTIVLVVALGHIPVFTMKEGDTTKGSQRCFEPNQSNATVTGFNYARFIVGFLIPLLLLVVTNRGILVNVQRSTGLRQEQKQRVRRLAVAVVVLFLVCFAPYHVILLIRAVIFHFPQLENGTCLFENTMYTPYTISLGLSTVNSAVNPILYVLSSDNIRKELSRGLAQFCGRALHRPRSNSSQNKIQPSNNSLVPHVGTETERQAAGTPPET, encoded by the coding sequence ATGCTGCCGCAAGCTGAAATAGGTTCCCCGAGAAACAACCTGAGTTTCAATGTTTGCGAGCCGCGATACAATGACGGCCGCCTGCCCCTGACGCTGCTGTACAGCACTGTGTTTGTCGTTGGTCTGCCCACCAACCTGCTGACGGTCTTCCTCACCTGGCTGCAGGTGCGCAGGAAGAATGTTCTGGGTGTTTACCTTTTTGCCCTGTCGTTGTGTGACGTCACCTACTTGGGCACGCTGCCTGTGTGGGCCGACTATGTCAGCCGAGGACACCGCTGGCAGTGGACTTCAGCcgcctgcaagctgacaggttATATCTTCTTCAACAACATGTACATCAGCATcttcctgctctgctgcatCTCCATCGACCGCTACGTTGCTGTTGTCTACAGCGTGGAGTCCCGCGGCCTGCGGCGGGGACGCCACGCCGTCCTCATCACCCTCACCATCGTCTTGGTGGTGGCCCTGGGTCACATCCCCGTCTTCACCATGAAGGAGGGCGATACCACCAAGGGGTCGCAGCGCTGCTTTGAGCCGAACCAGAGCAATGCCACGGTGACAGGCTTCAACTACGCCCGCTTCATCGTCGGCTTCCTGAtcccgctgctgctgctggtggtgacGAACCGCGGCATCCTGGTCAACGTGCAGCGCAGCACGGGGCTGCGGCAGGAGCAGAAGCAGCGTGTCCGTCGGCTGGCGGTGGCCGTGGTGGTCCTGTTCCTGGTCTGCTTCGCCCCCTACCACGTGATCCTCCTGATCCGGGCAGTCATCTTCCACTTCCCCCAGTTGGAGAACGGCACCTGTCTTTTCGAGAATACCATGTACACCCCTTACACCATCTCCCTCGGCCTGTCCACCGTCAACAGCGCCGTCAACCCCATCCTCTACGTCTTGTCCAGTGACAACATACGCAAGGAGCTGAGCCGAGGACTTGCACAGTTCTGCGGCCGAGCGCTGCACCGACCGCGATCCAACAGCAGCCAGAACAAGATCCAGCCCTCCAACAACTCCTTAGTGCCGCACGTTGGGACTGAAACTGAGAGACAGGCAGCAGGAACGCCACCAGAGACCTGA